One stretch of Vibrio nitrifigilis DNA includes these proteins:
- a CDS encoding phage tail tape measure protein, whose product MTNKTVLNEYIYTLLIEKGLDGFTVPRLRDELLKITGEFKDVVEARKFLYRNLLQLEQKGLLQTKGQGRKKTYHKSEMFKATEFKPKKRKSQKIKPVTRSSDKTLSFDELVLERRKYEAELAIALAEIEEFQLLSERLPSQKSSLLRLSEETRERSVRYLAKINVLNQALKLTNLGKSEC is encoded by the coding sequence ATGACGAATAAAACAGTGCTTAATGAATATATCTATACCCTACTCATAGAAAAGGGACTTGATGGGTTTACGGTGCCCCGTTTACGGGATGAACTATTAAAAATAACTGGAGAGTTCAAAGACGTAGTAGAGGCTCGTAAATTTCTTTATCGCAATCTATTACAGTTAGAGCAAAAAGGATTGCTTCAGACCAAAGGTCAAGGACGCAAGAAAACCTATCACAAGTCAGAAATGTTCAAAGCGACTGAATTTAAACCTAAAAAACGAAAGTCACAAAAGATAAAACCGGTAACAAGAAGCAGCGATAAGACACTTAGTTTTGATGAACTTGTTTTGGAAAGAAGAAAGTATGAAGCTGAACTAGCGATCGCTTTAGCTGAGATCGAGGAATTTCAACTATTGTCTGAAAGGTTACCATCCCAGAAATCATCATTGTTAAGGCTCTCAGAAGAAACTAGAGAAAGATCGGTCAGATATCTTGCCAAGATTAATGTGCTTAATCAGGCTCTCAAGCTTACTAATCTCGGAAAATCAGAATGTTAA
- a CDS encoding DEAD/DEAH box helicase has product MLRVWQQECVELALQRYLSGQSHFQVQATPGAGKTVTAAEIAKRLYDLDKIDLVLCFSPSLTIAEGIKNTFSWRLGCSFNGGLGSIGASFTYQGMKYLRDSFWETIKKHRVLVVFDEIHHCSGDEIENANVWGEQILRQIQGIAAFTLSLSGTPWRSDLLPITLAQYSDAEGRIQCDYQYGLKQAIMDKVCRSPKIVLIDNDHLSISESGQSKSFSSIPDLLKQSATSYQSILQNVDAMTYVLGLGCKKLAEIRMDNPNAGGLVVASSVGHAIEIQKVLAETYEQSTEIVTYYHDNPLEKINGYRNGTTQWIISVGMISEGTDIPRLQVCCHLSYVKTELYFRQVLGRILRTNESLNQQAWLYTFAEESLVSFAEQIEQDIPDSCLFIKPDNLQDRPQASVSSDRDSFSDQQKRKTDIGKIQLSWNKERSEKQSTISAYSASSGQLNLGNFRERVIAAFL; this is encoded by the coding sequence ATGTTAAGAGTATGGCAACAAGAGTGTGTTGAACTAGCTTTACAAAGGTATTTGTCTGGACAATCACATTTCCAGGTTCAGGCCACTCCAGGGGCCGGAAAAACGGTAACCGCCGCAGAAATCGCTAAAAGGCTGTATGACTTAGATAAAATAGATCTGGTTCTTTGTTTTTCTCCATCATTAACGATTGCTGAAGGTATCAAAAATACCTTTTCATGGCGATTAGGGTGCTCTTTTAACGGGGGGCTTGGGTCAATAGGTGCGTCATTTACTTATCAAGGTATGAAATACCTTAGAGATAGCTTTTGGGAAACAATTAAAAAACACCGGGTATTAGTTGTATTTGATGAAATTCATCATTGCTCAGGTGATGAAATTGAAAATGCCAATGTATGGGGAGAGCAAATTTTGAGACAGATTCAAGGAATTGCTGCGTTTACATTGTCCCTATCAGGCACTCCCTGGCGGTCTGATTTACTGCCAATTACATTAGCACAGTATTCTGACGCTGAAGGTCGTATCCAGTGTGATTATCAATATGGTTTAAAGCAAGCGATTATGGATAAGGTCTGTCGCTCACCAAAAATTGTACTAATCGATAATGATCACTTGTCGATTTCTGAAAGTGGACAATCAAAGTCATTTTCATCCATTCCAGACCTTTTAAAGCAATCAGCAACGTCGTATCAAAGCATTTTGCAGAATGTTGATGCGATGACCTATGTGCTTGGTCTTGGCTGTAAAAAGCTGGCAGAAATACGTATGGATAACCCTAATGCCGGTGGTTTGGTTGTTGCTTCATCAGTAGGACATGCAATCGAAATTCAGAAAGTTTTGGCTGAGACATATGAGCAAAGCACAGAGATAGTCACTTACTATCATGACAATCCATTAGAGAAAATCAATGGATATCGGAACGGGACTACCCAATGGATTATCAGTGTCGGAATGATTAGTGAAGGGACGGATATTCCGCGTCTACAAGTCTGTTGCCATTTAAGTTATGTGAAGACAGAACTTTATTTTAGACAAGTTTTAGGACGAATTTTGCGAACTAATGAATCCTTGAATCAGCAGGCATGGTTGTACACTTTTGCTGAAGAAAGTCTGGTGAGTTTTGCAGAGCAGATCGAGCAAGATATTCCGGACTCATGTTTGTTTATTAAGCCAGATAATTTGCAAGATAGACCTCAAGCTTCTGTTTCGTCAGATCGAGATTCCTTCTCTGATCAACAAAAGAGAAAAACTGATATTGGGAAAATACAGCTTAGTTGGAATAAAGAACGTTCGGAAAAACAGTCAACCATATCTGCGTACTCAGCTTCTTCTGGGCAACTGAACTTGGGGAATTTCAGAGAGCGTGTAATCGCTGCATTTCTGTAA
- a CDS encoding helix-turn-helix domain-containing protein: MKDLAIKFGANLRAMRKDKGLSQDRLANAADIDRSYVGRIERGEVNITLEKAYQLASILGCDVRDLLP, from the coding sequence ATGAAAGACCTAGCAATCAAATTCGGAGCAAACTTACGAGCAATGCGTAAAGATAAAGGTCTATCTCAAGATAGACTTGCTAATGCAGCAGACATCGACCGAAGCTATGTCGGTCGAATCGAAAGAGGAGAAGTCAATATCACACTGGAAAAAGCGTACCAGTTGGCAAGTATTCTTGGTTGCGATGTCCGGGATTTATTGCCGTAA